A segment of the Arachis hypogaea cultivar Tifrunner chromosome 5, arahy.Tifrunner.gnm2.J5K5, whole genome shotgun sequence genome:
tagacaagtctgtggatatattaggcagtgggttgacgataatgtgttgaaccatattattggagagacacatgctcggactctttggattaagcttgaacagttgtatgctcgaaaaactgggaataacaagatgtttttgattaagcagttgttggctttgaagtatacagatgggacatcaatgacagatcacttgaataatttccaaggaattatgaatcagttatcttccatgggtatcaagtttgatgaagaggttcaaggattgttacttcttggctccttaccagactcgtgggaaattctcagaatgtcattgtccaattctgctcctgatggtgtaatctctatggatcttgccaagagcagtgttttgaatgaagagatgagaagaaagtcacaaggtacatcgactacacattcagatgttcttgtttctgagtctagggggagaagcaaaagtcgaggtcctaaaggtagagatcaaagtagaagcaagtctcgaggaaagtataagaatattgagtgtcatcattgtggtcaaaagggacatgtgaagaaattttgttggcagctaaagaaggagaaagccaaggcaagtaaagataagagcacaaataaagatgatggtagcaaggaagacaaggttaatgtaactcatgatgattttcttgttgttgaagagtttgaatctgttaaccttgttgataatagcactagttgggtgattgatagcggtgcttctattcatgttacatctaggagggatttgtttacgtcctatactcctggtgattttggtgatgtaaaaatggctcatcaaggtgttgcaaaatgtgtcggtgttggacaggtttgcttggaaacctccaacggtaccaagttgactttgaagcgtgtgaagcatgttccagatattcggttgaacttactttctgttggtaagttgtgtgatgaagacttggatagctcattctctcgtgatagttggaagctcaccaagggttccatggttgttgctagaggtactcgacactctactctttatttaactcaagcaaagattgtgaaagatgttgttaatgctgctgagtttgttgatgaaactgatttatggcataagagattatgtcatatgagtgagaagggcatgaatatgttatccaagaggaatcttttatctggttgtaaggttgctttgcaaaagtgcaaCCATTGCTTTGCTGGGAAACAGAACAGGgtttctttcaagagccacccaCCTTCAAGGAAGTCagagatacttgacttggtgcattctgatgtatgtgggccgatgaagacaagaacacttggagggtctatctattttgtaacctttattgatgatcattctaggaaattatgggtttacactttgaagaccaaagatcaagttttgaatgtgttcaagcaatttcaagcttctgttgaaagagaaactgggaagaagttgaaatgcattcgtactgacaatggtggtgagtactcaggtccatttgatgcttattgtaaagagcatggtataagacatcagaagactcctccaaagactcctcagttgaatggcttggctgaaaggatgaaTAGAACActggttgaaagagttaggtgcttgttgtcacaatctggattggcaaaatccttttggggtgaagctttgagcactgttgttcatgtcttgaaccggacaccatgtgttcccttgcaatttgaagtgccagagaaggtatggtcaggtaatgatgtttcttatgatcatttaagagtctttggatgtaaagcttttgttcatattcctaaagatgagagatctaagcttgatgtaaagactaggcaatgtatttttattggctatggcatggatgagtttggttacaggttttatgatcctgttaacaagaaggtgattcggagtagagatgttgtctttgttgaagaccaaacattgaaggatgttgataatgcggaaaagccaatggttcagcctagtgatgatttttctgacttggatattactccctctatgcctatggtagaagatggtagagttgaagctcaaaataatgagcatgatacaagtgcaggtgaagatggaacagttgatccaatacttgatgaagttggtgatgatgatcaagatgaagaaccagctttagaaattcctgcaaatgcacttagaaggtctacaagagagagaaagccttcgtcaaggtattctccacatgagtttgttttgttgactgatgggggagaacctgaatgctttggagaggctgttgaagatgaaagcaaagctcaatggcttgaagctatgcaagaagaaatgaagtccttgcttgagaatgatacctatgagttggtgaagctatcgaagggtatgcgagttttgaagaacaaatgggtattcagaatcaagaatgaagaacacaattctaagcctcggtataaggctagattggttgttagaggttttagccagagaaaaggtgttgattatgaggagatcttttctcctgttgtgaggatgtcatccattcgtgctgtgcttggattagcagcatctcttgatttggagattgagcaaatggatgtgaagacagcttttcttcatggtgatttagataaggagatctacatggagcaaccggagggctttcttgttaaaggaaaggaagattttgtgtgcaagcttaagaagagtctttatgggttgaagcaagctccaagacagtggtacaagaagtttgaatctgttatgggaaagcatggttaccgtaagacaacttcagatcattgtgtatttgtgcaaaaattttctgatgatgattttatcattcttttgctttatgtggatgatattttgattgtgggcaagaatgctttgaggattaatgagttgaagaaacagttgagcaggttctttgctatgaaggacttgggtcctgccaaacagattttgggcatgactattactcgttatagagattccaagaagctttatttgtcacaggagaagtacataaagaaggtgcttcaaaggtttggcatgaatgatgccaaatgtgttgctagttcttttgctcctcattttaagttgagtaccaagcagtgtccaaccactgatgaggaaaaacaagcaatggatgaaattccttatgcctcagctgttggaagcttgatgtatgctatggtgtgtactagaccagacattgctcatgcggttggtacagtgagtcgttttctctctaatccaggtaaagaacattggaatgctgttaaatggattatgagatatctcaaaggtacaactaacttgagtttgagttttggtggtgagaaacctttgctagttggctttactgatgcagacatggcaggagatattgattctcgaaagtctacttcaggttatttggtcaagtttgcagggggagctatttcatggcagtcaaggctacaaaagtgtgttgcactttctaccacagaggcagagtttattgcagcaactgaagcatgtaaagagttgttgtggatgaagaagtttcttgcagcacttggttttaagcaagaccgttatgtcttgttgtgtgatagccaaagtgctattcatcttgccaagaattctacttttcatccaagatctaaacatatcgatgttaggtatcactggatacgggatgtgttagattctaagttgttggaacttgagaaagttcacactgatgacaatggtgctgatatgatgacaaaagcattgtcaagagaaaagtttgaaacatgttgtttgatcgccggaatggcgagagcctccacctagtcgagaagggggagatttgttgggtttttctctcctttgtgaggcccaagcccaacattttgaGGGTGTCTCTTGCACCCATTGTGCCACAACCCTAGTTCAGATTTTTGGGGTCATTGAGAGTGAGTGAGAgtagccaccaagtgagagagaagggGAAAAACAAAATTCCCGtttttgcccaaagcagtaaatttcaaatatcagtttctcagttgttcaccgttggatcggcttgaaatttaaactgcatgttcttatcatcttgttcttcattctggtcggtggagatgttgattggagatttgcagtgagagaaattggcttcgcaagagagaaattaggtttcccgtttttacacagagcagcaattttggaacggcagtttctcattctttcaccgttggatcgacgtgaaatttgaactgtagattcttcacatcttgttcttcattctggacggtggagattttaattggaggtctacagagggagaaattggcttcgacagcagctctgttttttgggtatatttcatcttcttgcttttcatttgtgagctttggtgctttgatgttttggctggttatatgcacatttttgtgctttgtttgagactctcttgtacctcatttgattatagtggagctatttcattggtctggacgactcgtggtttttacctcttaccttgagggggttttccacgttaaaatctcggtgtgttcttattattgctttacttgctatatttgcttgttatagttgctgccatattgtgttgtgagtgcttccatattgtttttgtgttggacatttgtgtcgtttccgctgctaggctctttcattCCATGACAAGAAGGAACTCAACTTGAGAACCTTTAATCATAATAAAAGGTAACCAAAtgcataatgcatgaattgttaATTACATCACACTTGTTCAAAAACATACAACACCAAATAAGATTTATGAAGGTAGGTTCTTCTATCTTCATGCAAGTTGGAACCGAACTTTGTATGGAACATCACTGAGAGCTAGACGCTTATTACCATATTCATCCTCAGATATCCCTATATCGCTGCATGGATAACTTCCATCATAGTACACATTTGGACAATAGTACAATTTATATGCATCCTCGTACTTCTCAATCTTGAACCAATCCGCCAGTGTCTCCTTTCCAGGGTTGCCCAATGCGCCACCAAGGGTCACAAACTTTTGTGCGGCCGAAGAATCATAGTCCTTAAGCATCCACACCGTCGAATCGGGACATCCTACGCCGCCGTCCGAGAAGAAAATGTTGAGATCAGTGTGAATACGAATAACGCCTTTCTTCTCATTAACGGGTAAGAGATATAATGGCAGGGGACCATTAGAAGAATCTCCGGCTATAACGTTAAATGGACAAGTTTGATTAACACTGGCAACTGTAATACCTCCGGCATAAGGGTACGAACCAGGGACAATATAATAATTGACACTAGTTCGGACTTTTTTGCCGGAGGTGTCAAGCACTGTCTCCAGGGCAGAAGCCGCTGCTCCGAGAAGTGGCTTTGTGCTCAAGGCAATGGCTAGGACAACGAACAATGCTAGAAATAATGTGATCTTCATTATTGTTCTTTGATTTGTTGTATAATATGAAGTTTTTTACTTGTGATGATAATAGCATAGAAGAGTGTAAGATATTTATAGGGTGTGAAGATGGGTGGAATCTGTGGACTATATATATCAATTAATGTGTCCAACGATAGACATGGATTTCAAGTCTTACATACACAGctgccaaataaataaataagaaaataatatgatGTTAGTATTTGAATATCATTGACATGTTTGTTTTCCCTTTTTAGGCAATTCTCCGCCTAATTTGATTCATTAATGCAACTTGTAAGTGCGTAACTGTGTATGTGTGCTCTGTTTGTTTAGTAGAGGCAGCCCATTGTGTTTGCAACAATTACAAAAAGAATACGGCCCACAAGTAGGGCAATGGGGTAGGAAGAGGGGGGGATATTTTTTCATTCCCCTTCTCCGTCCTTAAATTTCCTTTTAGTTTTTGCTCTGTTGTAAGAGAATATtgttctccatctttatttttcaatctcATTTGTTGtgggactttattttttatctttttatattgattatttatataaaaattctaataaaaaattaaaaaaaaaatcataaaatattattataatatacaaaaacacaattatgtagcggtagaaaaaaaaaagaatactgtGATTAGAGACAATAAAACGATAAGGGAGTGACGACACGATGAGCACTAAATAGAAATGGCAAAAAATTTCGTTTCCGGATTTTCATTTGAGACCACTTTTGCAAAAATTTTTGCATTTCGAAAAATTTTGCCAACCCTACCTACAAGGGCAGAAGCACGTTGAAAATCATCTAATTTTGTAGAAATATATACATGTAAACTATATAAAACTTATTTTTTCGTTCTGTTCCAAATTATTACATTGACTAAATGTCCAcatattttaagaaatttaaaatagattttagtgatcttctaaaaattaaacatatagaaccataaaaagtaaaattatatatatataatttacaatGCTACTAGGTTATCAACACTAATCAATAATTGCTCAACCAATCATTAATGAAACCCAACAAAATAATTGCATTATTAGACAAACATTCAAATTTAATTTCTCTCATAGTATTTTCGATTAATTACCAGTCTAAACTATTTAGTTTTGTAGCCCAACAAAAATTTTTAGCcaacacttttaaatattattatttaattactgATCAATTAAAACAATAATCGTGTTTAGTCCTATATCACTGTATTATATAatgaagataatttatatcaaatttaTCAGTAATATATAATTGAAGAACACTTTGTTCTGTGCAAATTTTGAACAAATATATTAGGttgatttataaatatataaaaaatatagtgtTAAGCTCCAACTTTAGATTAAGATTAAAAAACACTcatcttaatttcaaaaataatgtaatttggattatatttatatAGAATTATGCGTATATTTTGTACGAatctattcttattttttttcaaattcgtCCGCCAAATACTATAAATAAAGGACTTAATACATACTTAAGATACCTAATATAATCTACTATAATTCTCATACCTTTTAAATTATCACTACTATGCATTAGAATTTCTTAAAAGTACGTCTCCACTCCTGCGGAAATGCCAGCCTGGAGCAAGGAGGTCATAATAAATTAACCTTTGGATGATCTATAACACATCTAATCATTGGTTTTTAAAATTACACAAAATTACAACTTGAGCATGACTTGAGAAGAGTCAAACAGGTAAAGAAAATTAcaacttgtttatttgtttatttatattcCGAATTGCATGCATGATTCATGCATCGTTACATCGACATTCACACTACTTACCTAATAATAACATTTATTATAAATACATGAAGATAGCTTCTTCAAGCATGTTGGGATGTGAATGAGTGTTGGGAATTAGATAGGAGAAGAGAACGTGAATTTATAGGGTTAAGATGGGTCTAGTTCTATGGACTAATAATGTGTGTGCGTGCGTGTGTAATGATAGTATAGTCATGGATTTCTACTCAAACAATTGgccattaattagttaataattattaattaaacacaCTCAATTTTTATGAATAACACGTTATGTACATTTGTAAAGTTTCATTTCGATTGAACGTAACCTTTAATTGTTTTGCCCATCTTATTCTTTAGTCACTCACATCGCGCGCCTAATAACTTGATATATTGTGTGTGATGaagtgaaaaagaagagaagccCATAGATAGAACAGTTTGTTCTTTTCAGTTTTCAAATATTTCTAGCTAGTTGCGATATGTTAACgaacttttcctttttattttatcattttttattttggctgcgaattgttttttttttttaatcttaattttgtctttaaaataaaGGAAATTTAGGTCCGGGAAAATCTATTATACTACCACCAGGATGACTTTCATTTCATGTCATTGGGGGGCCAATATGGCGGT
Coding sequences within it:
- the LOC112801844 gene encoding miraculin, with the protein product MKITLFLALFVVLAIALSTKPLLGAAASALETVLDTSGKKVRTSVNYYIVPGSYPYAGGITVASVNQTCPFNVIAGDSSNGPLPLYLLPVNEKKGVIRIHTDLNIFFSDGGVGCPDSTVWMLKDYDSSAAQKFVTLGGALGNPGKETLADWFKIEKYEDAYKLYYCPNVYYDGSYPCSDIGISEDEYGNKRLALSDVPYKVRFQLA